In the genome of Pseudoglutamicibacter cumminsii, one region contains:
- the ruvX gene encoding Holliday junction resolvase RuvX, whose protein sequence is MAEPLSPDSDAAAGCHAFVERGTRIGVDVGKARVGVAKCDPDRVMATPLETLQRDKKQRSDLRRITELAHEYDAVCVYVGLPVNLEGEHTPSTKDALRFARQLERMLGTVPVRLLDERLSTVSAQRQLHEAGRSIKSSRSVIDQAAAVAILENALDAEKRSDAWAGQSVSEASAS, encoded by the coding sequence GTGGCTGAACCTTTGTCGCCAGACTCTGACGCCGCTGCCGGGTGCCACGCTTTCGTTGAGCGTGGCACCCGCATCGGGGTCGACGTAGGTAAGGCGCGTGTCGGTGTTGCTAAGTGTGATCCTGACCGTGTCATGGCGACTCCGCTTGAGACGTTGCAGCGGGACAAGAAGCAACGTTCGGACCTGCGGCGTATTACGGAACTCGCGCACGAATATGACGCCGTATGCGTTTATGTGGGTTTGCCTGTCAACCTAGAGGGGGAGCACACCCCCTCGACTAAGGACGCGCTGCGTTTTGCGCGACAGCTCGAACGAATGCTTGGCACCGTGCCTGTTCGTCTTTTGGATGAGCGATTAAGTACGGTCTCGGCGCAACGGCAGCTTCACGAGGCGGGGCGTAGCATTAAGTCTTCGCGTTCGGTCATCGATCAGGCGGCGGCCGTTGCGATACTCGAGAATGCTCTCGACGCTGAAAAGCGCAGCGACGCGTGGGCAGGTCAAAGCGTCAGTGAGGCAAGCGCGAGCTAA
- a CDS encoding shikimate kinase, with protein sequence MTETNDSRHPLPKGGPQAFHIVLIGPMCSGKSAVARELSLLSGQPWTDLDAEFVSEHGPIPAFIEQHGFEAFREAESVIFERALSQSEPKIIATGGGVVLAEANRAVLTDQVAFWLDVSPQAVAARMRGGANRPLLAGDDPLETWQSIRAERTPLYRECGIGPIDTSASSPREVARALQGMLDAASTTDPVSVTKP encoded by the coding sequence ATGACCGAGACCAATGATTCGCGCCATCCTCTTCCGAAGGGTGGCCCCCAAGCTTTTCATATCGTCCTGATTGGGCCGATGTGTTCAGGGAAGTCCGCGGTCGCGCGCGAGCTGTCCCTGCTTTCGGGCCAGCCATGGACTGATCTGGACGCCGAGTTCGTTTCGGAGCACGGACCCATTCCCGCGTTCATTGAACAACATGGCTTTGAGGCATTTCGCGAAGCCGAATCAGTCATTTTCGAGCGTGCTCTCAGCCAAAGTGAGCCTAAGATCATCGCGACCGGCGGGGGAGTAGTGCTTGCGGAAGCAAACCGTGCCGTCCTCACCGATCAGGTAGCGTTCTGGCTCGATGTTTCGCCTCAGGCGGTCGCGGCCCGAATGCGTGGCGGAGCCAACCGGCCTCTGCTCGCGGGCGACGATCCACTCGAAACCTGGCAGTCGATTAGGGCTGAGCGCACACCACTGTATCGAGAGTGTGGCATTGGTCCCATCGACACCTCGGCGTCGAGCCCCCGCGAAGTAGCGCGCGCCTTGCAAGGTATGCTCGATGCCGCGTCAACCACGGATCCTGTATCCGTCACAAAACCCTAA
- the alaS gene encoding alanine--tRNA ligase, which translates to MKSQEIAQRWIDFFVKRGHTHVPSASLVSSDPSLLFTVAGMVPFIPYLTAVEPAPYPRAVSVQKCIRTADIEEVGKTARHGTFFQMNGNFSFGDYFKEEAITWAWELLTTPVADGGYGLDPERLWVTVYEDGDDRDDEARRIWEDKVGVPSERVIGTGKADNYWNTGQPGPGGPCSEIYYDRGPAYGKEGGPAVDETRYIEIWNLVFMQYRLSAVRSKTDFDVAGELPQRNIDTGLGLERLAMILQGVENMYETDQVRPVLDRAAELAGKTYSSTEDPENPSYADDVRLRVVADHVRSALMLISDGVTPSNEGRGYVLRRLIRRAVRAMRLMGVTDPVLPELLPVSRDAMAGVYPEVAEDYERISRIAYAEERAFRRTIASGTARLDEAIAEAKGHGANLSGEDAFQLHDTYGFPIDLTLEIAEEAGLSVDTEKFRALMAEQRERAKADAKKKKSGHSDIAIYHELAEQGTTHFTGYDELVTESRVQGLIRDGVRVPVAEQGSTVELVLEETPFYAEAGGQAPDTGLITGDGFVLEVTDVQSPVKGLSVHTVTVREGELPENALVRAAVDAERRHAGEEAHTATHLVHAALHEVLGPEALQSGSFNKEGYLRFDFTWAEALSRATQSEIEEVTNRAIDRDFEVVTRVMKKDEALALGATSLFGEKYGDTVRVVEIDGAWSREFCGGTHVPRTANVGTLSLLGEASVGAGNRRVEALVGMNAFRHNAAERALVSDLTEMLRVPADQLRERIDQTVQRLRAAEKEIEKLRREQLQAASAALVDTAEDVAGVRLIAHDAGEVESADDLRSLALPLRDRLGSDAAVVAVIGIAKGKPMVLVATNEAARSEGVKAGQLVRSAAKTLGGGGGGKDDVAQGGGQNVDAIPEALAGIRREVAERG; encoded by the coding sequence ATGAAATCTCAGGAAATCGCACAGCGGTGGATCGACTTTTTCGTCAAGCGCGGTCACACGCATGTTCCTAGCGCATCGCTTGTCTCGAGCGATCCGTCACTGCTGTTCACCGTCGCCGGCATGGTTCCTTTCATCCCGTACCTGACGGCTGTCGAGCCTGCGCCTTATCCGCGCGCGGTTTCGGTACAGAAGTGCATCCGCACTGCCGATATCGAAGAGGTCGGTAAGACGGCCCGCCATGGCACGTTCTTCCAGATGAACGGTAACTTCTCTTTCGGGGATTACTTCAAGGAAGAAGCGATCACATGGGCGTGGGAGTTGCTCACTACGCCGGTTGCCGATGGTGGCTATGGCCTTGACCCTGAACGTCTGTGGGTCACGGTGTACGAAGACGGCGATGACCGGGATGATGAGGCGCGCCGCATTTGGGAAGACAAGGTCGGGGTACCGTCTGAGCGCGTCATTGGTACCGGCAAAGCCGATAACTACTGGAACACTGGTCAGCCTGGACCTGGTGGACCATGCTCCGAGATCTACTACGACCGCGGTCCTGCCTACGGCAAGGAAGGCGGCCCTGCGGTTGATGAGACTCGCTACATCGAGATCTGGAACCTCGTGTTCATGCAGTACCGCCTCTCCGCGGTCCGCTCCAAGACTGACTTTGATGTTGCCGGTGAGCTCCCTCAGCGCAACATCGATACGGGCCTGGGTCTTGAGCGGCTTGCGATGATTCTCCAGGGTGTTGAGAACATGTACGAGACCGACCAGGTCCGTCCGGTTCTTGACCGTGCCGCTGAGCTCGCAGGTAAGACGTACTCCTCGACTGAGGACCCAGAGAACCCAAGCTATGCAGATGACGTTCGTCTGCGTGTCGTTGCCGACCATGTGCGTTCCGCGCTGATGCTCATCAGCGACGGAGTTACGCCTTCCAATGAGGGCCGTGGCTATGTTTTGCGTCGCCTGATTCGCCGCGCTGTCCGCGCGATGCGCCTCATGGGAGTTACCGACCCCGTGCTCCCTGAGCTGTTGCCGGTGTCGCGCGATGCGATGGCTGGCGTCTACCCAGAGGTCGCTGAGGACTACGAGCGCATCTCGCGCATCGCTTACGCCGAGGAGCGTGCGTTCCGCCGCACGATCGCATCGGGAACCGCCCGCTTGGATGAAGCGATTGCGGAAGCCAAGGGACACGGTGCAAACCTTTCGGGTGAAGACGCGTTCCAGCTGCACGACACGTACGGATTCCCGATCGATCTCACGCTCGAGATCGCGGAAGAAGCAGGCCTGAGCGTTGACACGGAGAAGTTCCGTGCGCTCATGGCCGAACAGCGTGAACGCGCTAAGGCTGACGCTAAGAAGAAGAAGTCCGGCCACTCCGATATCGCGATCTACCACGAGCTAGCCGAACAGGGCACGACGCACTTCACTGGCTACGACGAACTCGTCACAGAGTCCCGCGTTCAGGGCCTGATCCGCGACGGCGTCCGTGTTCCTGTCGCTGAGCAGGGCAGCACGGTTGAGCTGGTTCTGGAAGAGACCCCGTTCTACGCTGAGGCCGGCGGCCAGGCTCCGGATACAGGTTTGATCACGGGCGACGGCTTTGTCCTCGAAGTGACTGACGTTCAGTCGCCGGTCAAGGGCCTTTCCGTTCACACAGTTACTGTCCGCGAAGGTGAGCTCCCAGAGAACGCGCTCGTGCGTGCCGCTGTCGATGCCGAGCGCCGCCACGCTGGTGAAGAAGCGCACACCGCAACCCACTTGGTGCACGCTGCTCTGCATGAGGTGCTTGGCCCAGAGGCGTTGCAGTCTGGTTCTTTCAACAAGGAAGGCTATCTGCGTTTCGACTTCACGTGGGCTGAGGCGCTCTCGCGCGCAACCCAGTCGGAGATCGAGGAAGTAACCAATAGGGCTATCGATCGCGACTTCGAGGTCGTAACCCGCGTCATGAAGAAGGATGAGGCGCTCGCTTTGGGTGCCACAAGCCTCTTCGGCGAGAAGTACGGCGATACGGTGCGTGTTGTTGAGATCGACGGCGCGTGGTCGCGTGAATTCTGCGGTGGCACCCACGTTCCACGCACCGCGAACGTAGGCACGCTGTCTCTGCTGGGTGAGGCGTCCGTCGGCGCGGGCAACCGCCGTGTTGAAGCGCTCGTCGGTATGAATGCTTTCCGCCACAACGCAGCGGAACGTGCCCTGGTTTCCGATTTGACCGAAATGTTGCGTGTTCCTGCAGACCAGTTGCGCGAACGCATCGATCAGACGGTTCAGCGGCTTCGTGCTGCTGAGAAGGAGATCGAGAAGCTGCGCCGTGAACAGCTTCAGGCCGCATCGGCTGCTTTGGTCGATACTGCCGAGGATGTCGCGGGTGTCCGCCTGATCGCACACGATGCGGGCGAGGTTGAATCCGCGGACGACTTGCGTTCGCTCGCGTTGCCTCTGCGTGACCGCTTGGGCTCGGACGCCGCGGTTGTCGCGGTGATCGGCATCGCCAAGGGTAAGCCGATGGTTTTGGTTGCCACGAATGAGGCCGCTCGCTCCGAGGGCGTTAAGGCTGGCCAGCTGGTTCGTTCCGCTGCTAAGACCCTTGGCGGCGGTGGCGGCGGTAAGGACGACGTCGCGCAAGGCGGCGGCCAGAATGTGGATGCGATCCCTGAGGCTCTGGCAGGGATCCGCCGCGAGGTTGCCGAACGTGGCTGA
- the rpsD gene encoding 30S ribosomal protein S4, producing MANNRQRNTVRLSRALGIALTPKAEKYMERRPYGPGQHGRARRRQDSDYAVRLREKQRLRAQYGIREAQMTRVFDEARREAGLTGENLIELLEMRLDALVLRAGFARTIQQARQLVVHRHILVNGQIVDRPSFRVKEGQLIHVKERSEKTVPFQMAAQGEHAAVLPAVPEYLDVKLDQLQAKLVRRPKRAEVPVQCEEQLVVEYYAR from the coding sequence GTGGCCAATAATCGTCAACGCAACACCGTGCGTTTGTCCCGTGCACTCGGCATCGCTCTGACGCCGAAGGCAGAAAAGTACATGGAGCGCCGTCCGTACGGCCCAGGTCAGCACGGCCGCGCACGCCGCCGCCAGGACTCTGACTACGCAGTTCGCCTTCGCGAGAAGCAGCGCCTGCGCGCACAGTACGGCATCCGCGAAGCCCAGATGACTCGCGTCTTCGACGAGGCTCGCCGCGAGGCTGGCCTGACCGGTGAGAACCTCATCGAGCTGCTGGAAATGCGCCTCGACGCTCTGGTTCTGCGCGCTGGTTTCGCACGCACCATCCAGCAGGCACGCCAGCTGGTTGTTCACCGTCACATCCTGGTCAACGGCCAGATTGTTGACCGCCCATCCTTCCGCGTGAAGGAAGGCCAGCTCATCCACGTTAAGGAGCGCTCCGAGAAGACCGTTCCATTCCAGATGGCTGCCCAGGGTGAACACGCCGCTGTTCTGCCGGCTGTCCCTGAGTACCTGGACGTCAAGCTGGATCAGCTGCAGGCTAAGCTCGTACGCCGCCCTAAGCGCGCCGAAGTTCCTGTTCAGTGTGAAGAACAGCTCGTCGTTGAGTACTACGCACGCTAA
- the aroC gene encoding chorismate synthase yields MLRWLTAGESHGKALVGILEGLPAGVEITTPEIQAALARRRLGYGRGARMKFEQDEVTLLGGVRHGVTMGGPVAIEVGNTEWPKWQDVMNPDPVDPAVLEGKARNAALTRPRPGHADLAGMQKYGYDEARPALERASARETATRVALGAVASKFLESLGIELVSHTTAIGTVASPADAPLPCKADVESLDADPLRCFDAETSKRMVAEVDAAHSEGETLGGVVEVIATGCPVGLGSFVHWDRRLDARLAGALMGIQAIKGVEVGDGFETARRRGSQAHDEIALDADGHAVRSSNRAGGIEGGMTNGEPVRVRAAMKPIATVPRALSTINVATGEPAKAHHQRSDVCAVPAAGVVAEAMVALVLADAVLEKFGGDSVEEVRTNISNYRQVADDLAARATDQE; encoded by the coding sequence ATGTTGCGTTGGCTTACAGCAGGTGAATCCCACGGTAAAGCTCTGGTTGGCATCCTTGAAGGTCTGCCGGCCGGTGTAGAGATCACGACGCCTGAGATTCAGGCGGCGTTGGCTCGCAGGCGGCTCGGTTACGGCCGTGGTGCTCGGATGAAGTTCGAGCAAGATGAAGTCACGTTGCTGGGTGGAGTCCGCCATGGCGTGACGATGGGTGGGCCGGTCGCTATTGAGGTCGGCAACACTGAGTGGCCTAAGTGGCAGGATGTCATGAACCCGGATCCGGTGGATCCCGCGGTTTTGGAGGGCAAAGCGCGCAATGCTGCGCTGACTCGTCCTCGCCCGGGTCACGCTGATCTAGCGGGTATGCAGAAGTACGGTTACGACGAAGCTCGCCCGGCTCTCGAGCGTGCGAGCGCTCGCGAGACCGCGACGCGTGTGGCTTTGGGTGCCGTGGCTTCGAAGTTTTTGGAAAGCCTCGGCATCGAACTCGTGTCACACACGACTGCAATCGGTACCGTTGCGTCGCCAGCCGACGCTCCGCTTCCTTGCAAGGCCGACGTCGAGTCGCTAGATGCTGATCCGTTGCGTTGTTTCGATGCTGAGACCTCGAAGCGCATGGTCGCTGAGGTTGATGCCGCGCACTCTGAGGGCGAAACTCTCGGTGGCGTGGTTGAGGTCATCGCTACTGGTTGTCCAGTAGGTCTTGGATCGTTTGTTCACTGGGATCGCCGTCTTGACGCGCGTCTTGCGGGCGCGCTTATGGGTATTCAGGCGATCAAGGGTGTCGAAGTGGGTGACGGTTTCGAGACCGCGCGCCGCCGCGGCTCCCAGGCCCACGACGAGATCGCTCTTGATGCGGATGGCCACGCGGTGCGTTCGAGCAACCGTGCAGGCGGTATTGAAGGCGGCATGACCAACGGAGAACCTGTGCGGGTTCGTGCCGCTATGAAGCCGATCGCAACGGTTCCGCGAGCGCTTAGCACGATTAACGTTGCAACAGGCGAGCCAGCGAAGGCTCATCACCAGCGGTCGGATGTGTGCGCTGTCCCTGCCGCTGGCGTTGTAGCTGAAGCGATGGTTGCTTTGGTTCTTGCTGACGCGGTTCTAGAAAAGTTTGGTGGCGACTCTGTGGAAGAGGTCCGCACGAATATCTCTAACTATCGTCAGGTCGCCGACGATCTTGCTGCCAGGGCCACCGACCAAGAATAA
- a CDS encoding replication-associated recombination protein A, translating into MDLFSSAQDDASESPVREDDRPRPRPPLAVRMRPKTIDEVAGQQHLLGPGSPLRQLAESDGGGPAGLSSLILYGPPGVGKTTLAHVIANGPHRTFVELSAISAGVKDVRQVMEQARADRSMRGTTTVLFLDEIHRFNKAQQDALLPGVENGWVVLVAATTENPSFSVISPLLSRSLLLKLKPLEREDVRDLLARALESPRGLGNTVEVPDDVMDQLIDLSGGDARRALTSLEAAAAVALERARHEAEESDDDATPPVVTREDAERAVDTALRRYDKQGDNHYDTASALIKSIRGSDVDAALHYAAVMMEAGEDPRFLARRLVISASEDIGMADPTALQTAVAAAQAVQLIGMPEARIVLAQAVVHLASAPKSNAAYVAIDQAIADVRAGKGNGVPAHLRDAHYAGAKALGHGKGYIYPHDHELGVVAQQYAPDDLQGVDYYKPTQHGFERTISQRIESLRSILRKN; encoded by the coding sequence ATGGATCTTTTTTCTTCTGCACAGGATGACGCCAGCGAAAGCCCGGTGCGCGAGGACGACCGTCCGCGTCCGCGCCCGCCGCTGGCTGTGCGGATGCGCCCCAAGACCATCGACGAAGTTGCGGGGCAACAGCACCTCCTCGGCCCCGGGTCTCCGCTACGTCAGCTCGCGGAAAGCGACGGAGGAGGGCCCGCAGGTTTGAGCTCGCTCATCCTGTATGGGCCGCCCGGCGTCGGAAAGACGACGCTCGCGCACGTGATCGCTAACGGCCCGCATCGAACGTTCGTGGAGCTTTCGGCTATCTCCGCCGGTGTCAAAGACGTACGGCAGGTCATGGAACAGGCTCGCGCGGACCGCTCGATGCGCGGCACCACAACAGTGCTGTTCCTCGACGAGATCCATAGATTCAATAAAGCCCAGCAAGATGCGTTGCTTCCGGGGGTTGAGAATGGCTGGGTCGTTTTGGTGGCTGCGACTACTGAGAACCCATCGTTCTCGGTTATCTCGCCGTTGCTTTCCCGTTCATTGCTGCTCAAGCTCAAGCCGCTCGAACGCGAAGATGTTCGCGACCTGCTTGCACGGGCATTGGAGTCGCCGCGCGGACTCGGGAACACCGTTGAGGTTCCCGATGACGTCATGGATCAGCTCATCGATTTATCGGGAGGCGACGCACGCCGGGCTCTCACGAGCCTCGAAGCCGCCGCCGCGGTTGCTTTGGAACGCGCCCGGCACGAAGCGGAAGAATCCGACGACGACGCGACCCCGCCTGTTGTCACGCGCGAAGATGCGGAACGAGCAGTAGACACTGCGCTTCGCCGTTACGACAAGCAAGGTGACAACCACTACGACACCGCGAGCGCCCTCATCAAGTCGATCCGTGGCTCTGACGTCGATGCGGCCCTGCACTATGCTGCAGTCATGATGGAGGCGGGGGAGGACCCTCGCTTCCTCGCCCGCCGGCTCGTAATCTCGGCATCGGAAGACATCGGGATGGCCGATCCGACCGCGCTGCAGACCGCGGTGGCCGCAGCGCAAGCCGTGCAGCTCATCGGCATGCCGGAAGCCCGCATCGTACTCGCGCAAGCCGTGGTCCACCTCGCAAGCGCACCGAAATCTAACGCCGCCTACGTCGCGATCGACCAAGCCATCGCCGATGTGCGCGCAGGCAAGGGCAATGGTGTTCCGGCGCACTTACGGGACGCTCACTACGCAGGCGCGAAAGCGCTCGGCCACGGCAAGGGATATATATATCCGCATGACCACGAGCTCGGCGTCGTAGCGCAACAGTACGCCCCGGACGACCTTCAAGGTGTGGACTACTACAAGCCAACTCAGCACGGTTTCGAACGCACCATCTCACAACGCATCGAATCGCTACGTTCAATCCTGCGGAAAAACTAG
- the mltG gene encoding endolytic transglycosylase MltG — protein MTHTPPGGYPSRRARRRAEAERPQGAFRFTGVGRHCVVTDDVIEMHLAARLEPVAPLDTNLETPLGVELPEDYDPKDALVFEHEVDDEVDVAPGGTATLAVIPSAGPVSMDATELDNEAELDDREWLSQADAEASEAEAEGEHVGFAGALARHFEDVPVGYLPAEDIFSDSEADLTERRRRRKRRRINLFALVLVLALVVGVGSLSLNRFLNMPDPDYEGSGTGEVAVTIEEGWSTRQIANHLEERGVVKNASTFVKKAGSGSPRPVFHPGEFTLRKEMSSDAAIKMLTDREAVTYFALPANVRLEAALQAIAKGTNIPVSKLEELSEQPQRFGLPEEAKNLEGYLHPGDYRFPLNTKPEEILQTLVDKTKEALKKNGVTDPAKQYRTLKIASIIAGEAPRDDYPHVAGIIENRLHKDNRETGGFLQLDSTVAYGLDKTTVHLTQSELDDKKNLYNTYKHQGLPPTPIGSPGPVAIAGAAKPDPSGDYYWVTVNLITGETKYSDNLAEHERYVQEYRKWCEDHPAECNA, from the coding sequence GTGACTCATACTCCTCCGGGGGGCTATCCCTCGCGCCGCGCTCGTCGGCGTGCGGAAGCGGAACGCCCACAGGGTGCTTTCCGTTTCACGGGTGTGGGACGTCACTGCGTAGTCACCGATGACGTTATTGAGATGCACTTGGCGGCACGGCTTGAGCCGGTCGCGCCATTGGATACGAACCTTGAAACGCCGCTCGGTGTCGAACTTCCGGAGGACTACGATCCGAAGGATGCTCTCGTATTTGAGCATGAAGTCGACGATGAGGTTGACGTTGCCCCGGGCGGTACCGCAACGCTTGCTGTGATTCCATCGGCCGGCCCGGTTTCGATGGACGCCACGGAGCTCGACAATGAGGCCGAGTTGGATGACCGGGAATGGTTGTCTCAGGCGGACGCTGAGGCGAGCGAAGCCGAGGCCGAAGGTGAGCACGTAGGCTTCGCCGGGGCTTTGGCCCGACACTTTGAGGATGTTCCTGTGGGTTACCTTCCGGCTGAAGACATTTTTTCTGATTCGGAGGCTGACCTGACTGAACGTCGCCGACGCCGCAAGCGCCGTCGCATCAACTTGTTTGCCTTGGTCCTGGTTTTGGCCCTAGTCGTCGGCGTGGGTAGTTTATCCCTGAACCGCTTCCTGAACATGCCTGATCCCGATTATGAAGGTAGCGGGACGGGCGAGGTCGCTGTAACGATCGAGGAAGGCTGGTCGACTCGTCAGATCGCCAACCACCTTGAGGAACGTGGCGTCGTCAAGAACGCTTCTACGTTCGTCAAGAAGGCGGGTTCGGGCTCTCCGCGTCCAGTTTTCCACCCAGGTGAGTTCACGCTCCGTAAAGAGATGTCCTCTGACGCTGCGATCAAGATGCTGACGGACCGCGAAGCCGTCACCTACTTCGCTCTGCCAGCTAACGTACGGCTCGAGGCCGCGCTGCAAGCGATCGCTAAAGGCACCAACATACCGGTGAGCAAGCTCGAAGAGTTGTCGGAGCAGCCGCAACGTTTCGGTTTGCCCGAGGAAGCTAAGAACCTTGAGGGCTACCTGCATCCGGGCGACTATCGCTTCCCTTTGAACACTAAGCCGGAAGAGATCCTGCAGACCTTAGTTGATAAGACCAAGGAAGCGCTGAAGAAGAACGGCGTAACTGATCCTGCTAAGCAGTACCGGACGTTGAAGATTGCGTCCATCATCGCTGGTGAAGCACCGCGTGATGATTACCCGCACGTCGCGGGGATCATCGAGAACCGCTTGCACAAGGACAACCGCGAGACGGGTGGCTTCCTTCAGCTTGACTCGACAGTCGCGTATGGCCTGGACAAGACGACGGTTCATTTGACGCAGTCTGAGCTCGATGACAAGAAGAACCTGTACAACACGTATAAGCATCAGGGTTTGCCGCCTACGCCGATCGGCTCGCCTGGCCCTGTTGCAATCGCTGGTGCCGCGAAGCCGGATCCGAGCGGTGACTATTACTGGGTCACGGTCAACCTGATCACGGGTGAAACGAAGTATTCGGATAACCTGGCTGAGCATGAACGCTACGTACAGGAATACCGCAAGTGGTGTGAAGATCACCCAGCCGAGTGCAATGCCTGA
- the dtd gene encoding D-aminoacyl-tRNA deacylase: MRAVVQRVKNASVEVDGDVVSGFEGQGLLVLLGVAVDDGHAEAAAVASKIAHLRILDDEKSAVSAAAPVIVVSNFTLYGDVRKGRRPSWSKAARPEAAVDLYEEVAATLRGFGLDVGTGVFGAEMDVQLTNDGPVTLIIDSAELAL, translated from the coding sequence ATGCGCGCGGTTGTGCAGCGGGTGAAGAACGCGAGTGTTGAGGTCGACGGCGACGTCGTGTCTGGCTTTGAAGGCCAGGGCCTCTTGGTACTGCTGGGTGTGGCCGTCGATGATGGGCATGCTGAGGCCGCCGCTGTCGCCTCGAAGATCGCTCACCTTCGGATCCTGGACGACGAGAAGTCGGCGGTCAGCGCTGCCGCGCCGGTCATCGTGGTCAGCAACTTCACGCTGTACGGCGATGTGCGGAAGGGGCGCCGACCGTCGTGGTCGAAGGCTGCGCGGCCAGAGGCCGCGGTTGATCTCTATGAGGAGGTCGCCGCAACCTTGCGTGGGTTCGGTTTAGACGTCGGCACGGGTGTGTTCGGAGCCGAGATGGATGTGCAGCTGACCAACGATGGTCCGGTCACCTTGATCATTGATTCGGCTGAACTCGCGCTATAG
- a CDS encoding shikimate dehydrogenase, giving the protein MKITQPSAMPDASAMPDARASVRAAVIGDPIDHSRSPDLHNAMSQIKSVQMHNAQAPNPIDLEYTRVQAQPHDASRLASMLRTEPGWVGLSVTMPMKKAMVPFMDSVSDRVALTGALNTVSVRRGPDGAVALVGDNTDVDGIQQALVRAGFDPGRLMHEPVVILGGGGTSVAAVAAVMEWEASRVIVAVRDPHKARAEMANILEAFGPRLELCELISLADTQIKPAVIISTLPAPGIEQWGHLAVHLASPNAFLLDVAYAGWPSELAQLWRDQGGVAIHGLAMLVHQAVEQGRRFIGFEPDEASLATLCDVVGITSDGTNTVVVG; this is encoded by the coding sequence GTGAAGATCACCCAGCCGAGTGCAATGCCTGACGCGAGTGCAATGCCTGATGCCCGTGCTTCAGTCCGTGCCGCGGTGATCGGCGATCCTATCGATCATTCGCGTTCCCCTGATCTGCACAATGCAATGTCGCAAATAAAAAGCGTGCAGATGCACAACGCGCAGGCCCCCAACCCCATCGATCTCGAATACACACGGGTGCAAGCCCAGCCTCATGATGCGTCTCGTTTAGCGTCGATGTTACGCACCGAACCGGGGTGGGTCGGCCTGTCGGTCACGATGCCGATGAAGAAGGCCATGGTTCCGTTCATGGATTCGGTTTCGGACCGGGTCGCTTTGACTGGAGCGTTGAATACGGTTTCGGTTCGTCGTGGGCCCGATGGCGCGGTTGCCTTGGTGGGGGACAACACAGATGTCGATGGGATCCAGCAGGCCTTGGTGCGCGCGGGCTTTGATCCGGGGCGGCTCATGCATGAGCCTGTTGTCATCTTGGGCGGTGGCGGCACGAGTGTCGCCGCGGTTGCCGCTGTCATGGAATGGGAAGCCAGCCGCGTCATAGTTGCCGTCCGTGATCCGCACAAGGCTCGCGCTGAGATGGCGAATATACTCGAGGCTTTCGGGCCCCGGCTCGAACTGTGTGAGTTGATTTCTCTCGCTGACACTCAGATCAAGCCGGCCGTCATCATCTCCACTTTGCCGGCCCCGGGCATCGAACAGTGGGGGCACCTAGCCGTGCATCTTGCTTCGCCAAACGCATTCCTGCTCGACGTCGCGTACGCGGGCTGGCCGTCGGAGTTGGCACAACTGTGGCGTGACCAAGGTGGGGTAGCTATCCACGGCCTAGCGATGCTTGTTCACCAAGCCGTGGAACAGGGGCGCCGTTTCATCGGATTTGAGCCTGACGAGGCGTCGTTGGCAACGCTTTGTGACGTAGTGGGAATCACATCAGACGGTACGAACACGGTGGTTGTGGGATGA
- a CDS encoding DUF948 domain-containing protein, with protein sequence MSIGDIAGLIAAGFFAILVILLAVPIIKLGKVFDELRHSVKDLTEETTPILQETATTVRNGNQQLERVDAITSNVQDATANVASVTSLTAAVVGRPLIRAASFTAGVRAALTRRRS encoded by the coding sequence ATGAGCATTGGTGACATCGCTGGTTTGATCGCTGCAGGATTCTTCGCGATCCTCGTTATCCTTCTGGCTGTTCCAATCATCAAGCTGGGTAAGGTTTTCGACGAGTTGCGGCACTCTGTCAAGGACCTCACGGAAGAAACCACGCCAATCCTGCAGGAAACCGCGACCACTGTTCGCAACGGTAACCAGCAGCTTGAGCGCGTTGATGCGATTACGTCGAACGTTCAGGACGCAACTGCCAACGTGGCTTCTGTGACTTCCTTGACTGCAGCTGTTGTAGGTCGACCTCTGATCCGCGCCGCATCGTTCACTGCAGGTGTTCGTGCGGCTCTGACCCGTCGTCGCTCCTAA